In Macadamia integrifolia cultivar HAES 741 chromosome 1, SCU_Mint_v3, whole genome shotgun sequence, a single window of DNA contains:
- the LOC122073478 gene encoding probable O-methyltransferase 3 yields the protein MDEQMQELTAARMSIIRYAHGFMDSMSLKCVVELGIPDILRKNAKPITLQDLAAALPLPAVNMAASKERNTKEIFGEILSKCGSGLFEGIGSIVDVGGGNGEAAKEIVKEFPSIKCTVFDLPQMMKNNSEKRSEVEWVERDMFNSVPRADAIILKYILHDWNDEKCMKILQQCKEAIPVGGKVIIVEMVIDIDQEMDMYPVLVSDMLIMVGLGGKQRTREEWEKLIHDAGYSKCKITPFLPLASLIEAYP from the exons atggaCGAGCAAATGCAAGAACTTACGGCAGCAAGAATGAGCATCATAAGATACGCCCATGGTTTCATGGACTCCATGTCCCTGAAATGTGTGGTGGAGCTAGGAATCCCAGACATCCTTCGTAAGAACGCTAAGCCCATCACACTCCAAGACCTCGCCGCCGCTCTCCCATTGCCGGCGGTCAACATGGCCGCCTCCAAA GAAAGGAACACAAAGGAGATATTTGGTGAGATCTTAAGCAAGTGTGGGTCAGGGCTATTTGAAGGGATTGGATCTATAGTGGACGTTGGAGGAGGAAATGGAGAAGCTGCGAAGGAGATAGTGAAGGAGTTTCCAAGCATCAAGTGTACTGTGTTTGATCTTCcacagatgatgaagaataacTCGGAGAAGAGGAGTGAAGTGGAGTGGGTTGAAAGGGACATGTTTAACTCAGTGCCTCGTGCTGACGCCATCATTCTTAAG TATATCCTTCACGATTGGAATGATGAGAAGTGCATGAAAATTCTTCAGCAATGTAAAGAGGCAATACCAGTAGGAGGAAAGGTAATCATAGTTGAAATGGTGATAGACATTGATCAGGAGATGGACATGTACCCGGTGTTAGTGTCAGACATGTTAATCATGGTGGGTCTTGGAGGAAAACAGAGGACAAGAGAAGAATGGGAGAAGCTCATTCACGATGCAGGGTACAGCAAATGCAAAATAACCCCATTTTTACCTTTGGCTTCTCTCATTGAGGCTTatccttag